CCTCCGTGAGCTCGCCGTGATCGAGCAGCGTGTCGTCCAGATCGAAGACGAGCCCCGAGAGGCCCCGCGCCTCCTCCGGGCGGAGCGCGTCGATCGGGCGCGACGGGTTCTGGGGCGCGGAGCCCGTCACAGCGCCTCGAGCCGCGCGATCACGCTCTTCAGGTAGAGCCCCTCCGGGAACGCGGCGCTCACCGGGTGGTCCGCGCCCTGGAAGTGCCGATCGAAGATCACCGCGTGCATCCGCGCCTCCCGCGCGCCGAGGGCGAGCGCGCGCGCGAGGTCGTCGATCGACACCGCGCTCGAGCACGAGCAGAGCACGAAGATCCCTCCGGCCTTCGTCGCCCGGCAGCCCGCGGCGGCGAGCGCCTTGTACGCGCCGAGCGCCCCCTCCTTCGCGCCGCGCGTGGGCGAGAGCTTCGGCGGATCGCAGAGCACGATGTCGAAGCCGCCCTCGGCCGAGGCGCGCGAGAGCGCGTGGCGCGCGTCCTCGCGCTGGAAATGGATCCGCCCGAGCAGCCCGTTCTTGCGCGCGCACTCGGCGCCGACCTCGATCGCGAGCGCGCTCTCGTCGACCGCGACGACCTCCGTCGCGCCTCCCCGCGCGGCCGCCATCGCGAACGTCCCCACGAAGGAGAACGCGTCGAGCACCCGCCGCCCGTGCGCGAGCTGCTCGACCCGCGCCCGGAGCGTGCGCTGATCCAGGTAAAAGCCCGTCTTTTGCCCGAGCGCGAGCGGGATCTCGTACGCGAGCCCGCGCTCCATGAACGTGAACCGATCGAGGCTCGTGTCTCCGCGGACCACCCCCGCGGCGGCCTCGAAGCCCTCCTTCTTCGCGAGCTCGACCGAGGTGCGGTCGACGATCGCGCGCGGCGAGAGCAGCTCGGAGAGCGCGTCGAACACGATCCCCTCGCGCCGCTTGACGCCGATCGTGCCGATCTGCACGACGGCCACGTCGCCGAGGACGTCGACGACGAGCCCGGGCAGCCCGTCCCCCTCGGCGTGGATCAGCCGATAGGCCGTGGTCTCGTGGCCCGCGGCGTGGTTCGGCAGCCCGAGGTCGCGCCGGTGCTGGATGGCCCGCTCGATGCGGCGGCGGAAGAGGGCGCCGTCGATGGGCGCGTCGTCGCGGGTGTAGATGCGGACGGGGATGGCCGATCGGGGGGTGTAGAGGCCATGTCCCAGGGTCGAGCCGTGGGGATCGACGACCTTGACCTCGTCGCCGGCGAGGGCGCCGCCCTCGATGCGGGCGATGGCCTGCGCGAAGACCCAGGGGTGTCCGGTCCAGACGGGCCTCACGTGGCCCGGCTTGAGGGTGACCGTGGGGATGGGGGACCCTGTCCGACGCCCCTCGGGGCGCGCAGGACTCGGGTCGGGGGCATTGGCGGAAATTTTCGCGCGCGCGTTCATGGGGACGTGCCGCTCCGGGGTGCGGGGCCGGTCGGAGAAACGAGGGGCGCCCTGCTCGGAAGGCGTACCGATGGGCGACCGGCTGGGGTATTGTTCTCTGTGGGCAGGAGCTTGGCCACCGTGTGAACCATTCATCACAGCCCGCCGTGGCGGACGATGCACGCGATTGCACCGAGATCTCGCGTGGAGCGTCTACCGAAGCATGCTGGCCGATGGCACTCCGGTTGCTAGGCTGCAAGAACAAACGAGGAGTCGTCCCATGCGCCGCTTGACCCCTGCTTTGATCGTGGCCGCCGCTGCACTGAGCCAACCCGCCGTCGCGCTCGCGGACTGCCCGCCTGGCGCGTGGTTCTGCGAGTCGGAGGACCTGGGCCCGGACAACGTGCAAGTCGCTCCCCCCGAGGCCGAAGCGCTTCCGCCTCCGCCCGCCGCCGAGGAGCTGCCCGAGGTCGATGAGCTGCCGCCC
The nucleotide sequence above comes from Polyangium spumosum. Encoded proteins:
- a CDS encoding class I SAM-dependent rRNA methyltransferase, producing the protein MNGSHGGQAPAHREQYPSRSPIGTPSEQGAPRFSDRPRTPERHVPMNARAKISANAPDPSPARPEGRRTGSPIPTVTLKPGHVRPVWTGHPWVFAQAIARIEGGALAGDEVKVVDPHGSTLGHGLYTPRSAIPVRIYTRDDAPIDGALFRRRIERAIQHRRDLGLPNHAAGHETTAYRLIHAEGDGLPGLVVDVLGDVAVVQIGTIGVKRREGIVFDALSELLSPRAIVDRTSVELAKKEGFEAAAGVVRGDTSLDRFTFMERGLAYEIPLALGQKTGFYLDQRTLRARVEQLAHGRRVLDAFSFVGTFAMAAARGGATEVVAVDESALAIEVGAECARKNGLLGRIHFQREDARHALSRASAEGGFDIVLCDPPKLSPTRGAKEGALGAYKALAAAGCRATKAGGIFVLCSCSSAVSIDDLARALALGAREARMHAVIFDRHFQGADHPVSAAFPEGLYLKSVIARLEAL